In one Arachis duranensis cultivar V14167 chromosome 9, aradu.V14167.gnm2.J7QH, whole genome shotgun sequence genomic region, the following are encoded:
- the LOC107467996 gene encoding ABC transporter G family member 21, which produces KVIPSLDNNNNNNNNNDAIHDEHHQPTTTAAAATATRFSILQQSLRPITLKFEDVSYSISFPRKKKNGCFMHQEPKHRRKILSGVTGVARPGELTAMLGPSGSGKTTLLTALAGRLVGKVSGSITYNGRHDTAAVKRKIGFVSQDDVLYPHLTVQETLNYAAMLRLPKTLTKEEKLQHADAIIAELGLTRCRNSPVGGGVSIIRGISGGERKRVSIGLEMLINPSLLFLDEPTSGLDSTTAQLIVSVVRGLARGGRTVVTTIHQPSSRLYRMFDKVVVLSDGHPIYSGQSGRVMEYLESIGYAPAFNFVNPADFLLDLANGIVADVKHEDNAEHHEDQASIKQSLISSYKKNLYPALKEEIQRNNIDSVISSGTPRSSDNQWNTTWWEQLKVLLKRGLQERRHESFSGLRIFQVLSVSILSGLLWWHCDHSHIQDQVGLLFFFSIFWGFFPLFNAIFAFPLERPMLVKERSSGMYHLSSYYVARMLGDLPMELVLPTIFVSISYWMGGLKPSVVTFVLTLLIMLFNVLVSQGIGLALGAILMDVKQATTLASVTMLVFLLAGGYYIQHMPPFIEWLKYVSFSHYCYKLLVGVQYPENDVYDCGHGLLCRVRDFPAIKCLGIENLWEDVATLTLMLIGYRVVAYLALRMGQPH; this is translated from the exons AAAGTTATACCAAGtttggataataataataataataataataacaatgatgCCATTCATGATGAACACCATCAAccaacaacaacagcagcagcagcaacagcaACAAGATTTTCTATTCTTCAACAATCTTTGCGTCCTATTACTCTAAAA TTTGAGGACGTATCATACAGCATAAGCTTCCcaaggaaaaagaagaatggCTGCTTCATGCATCAAGAGCCAAAGCACAGAAGGAAAATACTCAGCGGCGTCACCGGCGTCGCTCGTCCCGGGGAGCTAACGGCAATGCTGGGGCCGTCCGGGAGCGGCAAGACAACTCTCTTGACCGCGCTCGCCGGTCGCCTCGTCGGAAAGGTTTCCGGCTCCATAACTTACAACGGCCGCCACGACACCGCCGCCGTGAAGCGCAAGATAGGCTTCGTCTCCCAAGACGACGTACTCTACCCTCACCTGACCGTCCAAGAAACCCTAAATTACGCCGCCATGCTGAGGCTCCCGAAGACGCTCACCAAGGAAGAGAAGCTTCAGCATGCAGACGCGATTATCGCGGAACTCGGCCTCACGCGGTGCCGGAACAGTCCCGTCGGCGGCGGAGTGTCGATTATCCGGGGAATCTCCGGAGGAGAGAGGAAAAGAGTGAGTATAGGTCTTGAGATGCTGATAAACCCTAGTTTGTTGTTTCTCGACGAGCCTACGTCCGGGCTGGACTCCACGACGGCTCAGCTGATCGTGTCGGTGGTGCGAGGGCTCGCCCGCGGCGGCCGGACGGTGGTGACGACGATTCACCAGCCGTCGAGCCGGCTTTACAGGATGTTTGATAAGGTGGTGGTGCTTAGTGACGGGCACCCGATTTATTCCGGTCAATCGGGTCGGGTCATGGAGTATCTTGAATCCATCGGGTATGCGCCAGCTTTCAACTTCGTCAACCCTGCTGATTTCCTTCTTGACCTTGCAAATG GCATAGTTGCTGATGTCAAACATGAGGATAATGCTGAACATCACGAGGATCAAGCATCAATCAAACAGTCCCTAATTTCATCCTACAAGAAGAACTTGTATCCTGCTCTTAAAGAAGAGATTCAACGAAATAATATTGACTCAGTAATATCATCAGGAACACCAAGAA GTTCTGATAATCAATGGAACACAACATGGTGGGAGCAATTGAAGGTGTTACTTAAGAGGGGTTTACAAGAGAGAAGGCATGAATCCTTTTCTGGCCTTCGAATCTTCCAAGTTTTGTCTGTGTCCATTCTCTCAGGGCTTCTTTGGTGGCACTGTGATCACTCACACATACAAGATCAG GTTGgactccttttcttcttctcaattttctgGGGATTCTTCCCTCTCTTCAATGCTATCTTTGCATTTCCTCTGGAGAGGCCAATGCTTGTGAAAGAAAGATCATCAGGAATGTACCATCTGTCCTCATACTACGTGGCACGAATGCTCGGAGACTTGCCAATGGAGCTTGTCCTCCCTACAATCTTTGTAAGCATCAGCTACTGGATGGGAGGACTAAAGCCTTCAGTAGTGACATTTGTGCTGACCCTCTTGATCATGCTTTTCAATGTCCTTGTATCCCAAGGAATAGGCCTAGCACTCGGCGCAATCCTCATGGATGTGAAGCAAGCCACGACTCTAGCCTCAGTGACCATGCTGGTGTTTCTCTTGGCCGGCGGCTACTACATTCAACATATGCCCCCCTTCATAGAATGGTTGAAGTATGTCTCCTTCAGTCACTACTGCTATAAGCTCCTTGTAGGAGTTCAGTATCCAGAAAATGATGTGTATGATTGTGGACATGGCTTGCTTTGTAGAGTAAGAGACTTTCCTGCTATAAAGTGTTTGGGGATTGAAAATTTGTGGGAAGATGTTGCAACATTGACTCTGATGTTAATTGGATACAGAGTTGTCGCATATTTAGCTTTGAGGATGGGGCAGCCTCACTGA